A genomic region of Fervidobacterium gondwanense DSM 13020 contains the following coding sequences:
- a CDS encoding flagellar protein FliT encodes MANSGEKDILNIEAQIDEAIEKEDYEKLNQLLDEREKLLSKLSSEELIEIYKRDEERKKKLEQKLNEFKEMALKTIEGEKMMRSYLTVEDKGSSIDRKG; translated from the coding sequence ATGGCAAACAGTGGAGAGAAGGACATATTGAATATCGAAGCTCAGATAGATGAAGCGATAGAGAAAGAAGACTACGAGAAACTGAATCAGTTACTCGATGAGAGAGAAAAGCTCCTTTCGAAGTTATCGAGCGAAGAGTTGATAGAGATATACAAGCGAGACGAGGAGCGGAAGAAAAAACTCGAGCAGAAACTCAATGAATTTAAAGAAATGGCGCTAAAGACCATCGAGGGTGAAAAAATGATGAGATCCTATCTGACGGTTGAAGATAAGGGGAGCAGCATAGACAGGAAAGGTTGA